A single genomic interval of Lewinellaceae bacterium harbors:
- a CDS encoding TIGR02391 family protein — protein sequence MRYNVFFSSGGFHFALTLISSDDLDIILDAYAEGKSEFFLQGRKLDFSKLKMIKIYETDISDDDFERHTAFLKEKKGQRMFGMLGRPTWEPKDFSQIGREITNDLIGNNDFGWRKGLTLINNSEALTQTFWNLVHDKIKAVAKPRFDSRQYADAVVASFKELNDIIKSAYKSKTGDELDGTRLMQKAFSGTPPAFELVDLSTQSGQNIQEGYRFIFAGSMSGIRNPKAHQNLVIDQKDAIEKIFLASHLLKVFENRLNPL from the coding sequence ATGAGATATAATGTGTTCTTTTCATCTGGTGGATTTCACTTTGCTCTAACGCTTATCTCAAGTGATGACCTCGATATAATCCTGGATGCCTATGCGGAAGGCAAAAGTGAATTTTTTTTACAAGGAAGAAAACTGGATTTCTCGAAGTTGAAGATGATCAAAATATATGAAACAGATATCTCGGACGATGATTTTGAAAGGCATACCGCTTTTCTTAAAGAAAAGAAAGGGCAAAGAATGTTTGGAATGCTTGGTCGTCCAACCTGGGAACCAAAAGATTTTTCTCAGATTGGGAGGGAAATTACCAACGACTTAATTGGGAACAATGATTTTGGGTGGAGAAAAGGCCTCACGCTGATCAATAACTCAGAGGCGCTTACACAAACTTTTTGGAATTTAGTCCATGATAAAATAAAGGCAGTAGCCAAACCAAGATTTGACTCCAGGCAATACGCGGATGCTGTTGTGGCATCATTTAAAGAACTGAATGACATTATTAAGAGCGCGTATAAGTCGAAAACCGGTGATGAACTTGATGGGACGAGGTTGATGCAAAAAGCATTTTCAGGAACACCTCCTGCCTTTGAGCTTGTTGACCTGTCAACTCAGAGTGGGCAGAATATTCAAGAGGGATACAGGTTCATTTTTGCGGGTAGTATGAGCGGAATCAGAAACCCTAAGGCACATCAAAATCTGGTCATTGACCAAAAGGATGCAATCGAGAAGATTTTCTTGGCAAGCCACCTGCTCAAGGTTTTTGAGAATAGGTTGAACCCCTTATAA
- a CDS encoding class I SAM-dependent DNA methyltransferase: MNHPNPNTIDEFISKWAASGAAERANAQAFILGLCQVLGVEPPQPKTPEEAANAYVFEKTVPAISGASKNFIDCYKRGHFVLEAKQGADAANGSAPLSAAAEAQRAGRKRGHGIRGTKAWDTAMEKARKQAEKYARLLPRDEIDGGRPPFLMVVDVGHSIALYTDWSRAGGHYVPFPDPTSYRIRLEDLQNEENQELLRAVWTYPLSLDPSRRSTKVTRKIADRLARLARSLEGQHAPERVAHFLMRCLFTMFAEDVGLLPEKSFTQLLSDMQKAPGTFVPMLESLWDSMNKGGFSVVLRRNLPRFNGGLFAEIEVIDLDADQIQLLLEAADSDWRDVEPAIFGTMLERALDPQERHKLGAHYTPRAYVERLVQPTIIEPLRAEWEAVQVAALQLTEQGDITAAITQVERFLQRLANLKVLDPACGSGNFLYVTLELLKRLEGEVFNTLRELGQGQQRLELAGAIVTPANLLGIEVNPRAAAIAELVLWIGFLQWHLRSRGSLEDLKEPIIRDLHNIECRDAVLTWEDRTPMLDKDGQPVTRWDGRTTKPHPVTGEEVPDPEARVQAYQYHNPQPAEWPEADFIVGNPPFIGTARMRDALGDGYTEVLRNTYKNVPDSADYVMFWWDKAAELVRKGEVERFGFITTNSLRQTFNRRVLQHHMGQKKPISLTFAIPDHPWVDSSDGAAVRIAMTIGVPDNQEGMLQKIVQENPQEGDQAAAVEFSVSKGDILPDLSIGANVAGTVSLRANEKLTSRGVILYGSGFILKAQEAAKLGLGVNEGLENHIRPYLNGRDLTQKPRNVKVIDLYGLSSDQVRERYPEVFQWVSERVKPERDQSREPKVKENWWLHGRTRPELRESIESMSRYITTVETSKHRFFVFLDKNVLPDNKLVNIALEDAYFLGILSSRLHVTWAMATGGNLGVGNDSVYSKTRCFETFPFPPPTDAQKSHIRSLGERLDAHRKRQQELHPHLTMTDMYNVLEKERAGEPLTEKECRIHEQGLVGILRQLHDELDTAVAEAYGWSANLEEGEILERLVQINAERAAEEAAGLVRWLRPEYQATEEAKVAKQGKLLEVEVDAAEAQGAAVEKRPWPDTLPEQAAALRDLLNSLDAPADVPTLAAAFNKKRTKKHLEQVERLLETLGALGQAEEVEKGVWGR; the protein is encoded by the coding sequence ATGAACCATCCCAACCCTAACACCATCGACGAGTTCATCTCCAAATGGGCGGCCTCCGGAGCGGCGGAACGCGCCAACGCCCAGGCTTTCATCCTCGGCCTTTGCCAAGTGCTGGGCGTGGAACCGCCCCAGCCCAAAACCCCGGAAGAAGCCGCCAACGCCTACGTTTTCGAGAAAACAGTACCCGCCATCAGCGGGGCCAGCAAGAACTTCATCGACTGCTACAAACGGGGGCACTTTGTGTTGGAAGCCAAGCAGGGCGCCGACGCCGCCAACGGCAGTGCGCCCTTGTCCGCCGCAGCGGAGGCACAGCGCGCCGGCCGCAAGCGCGGGCACGGCATCCGCGGCACCAAAGCCTGGGATACGGCCATGGAAAAGGCCCGCAAGCAGGCGGAAAAGTACGCCCGCCTGCTGCCCCGGGATGAGATCGACGGAGGCCGGCCGCCCTTCCTGATGGTGGTGGACGTGGGCCATAGTATCGCCCTGTACACTGACTGGAGCCGCGCCGGCGGGCATTATGTGCCCTTCCCCGACCCCACCTCCTACCGCATCCGGCTGGAGGATCTGCAGAATGAGGAGAACCAGGAACTGCTGCGCGCCGTCTGGACGTACCCGCTCAGCCTGGACCCCAGCCGCCGCAGCACCAAAGTGACCCGCAAGATCGCCGACCGGCTGGCAAGGCTGGCCCGCTCCCTGGAAGGGCAGCACGCGCCGGAGCGGGTGGCCCACTTCCTGATGCGCTGCCTCTTTACCATGTTCGCCGAAGATGTGGGGCTGCTACCGGAGAAGAGCTTCACCCAACTGCTGAGTGATATGCAGAAAGCTCCGGGCACTTTCGTCCCCATGCTGGAATCGCTCTGGGACAGTATGAACAAGGGCGGTTTTTCGGTCGTCCTACGCAGGAATTTACCGCGTTTTAACGGCGGCCTGTTCGCGGAAATAGAAGTGATCGACCTCGACGCCGACCAGATACAGCTACTCCTGGAAGCCGCCGATTCCGACTGGCGCGACGTGGAGCCCGCTATCTTTGGCACCATGCTGGAGCGCGCTCTCGACCCGCAGGAGCGCCATAAGCTGGGAGCCCACTATACGCCGCGCGCCTACGTGGAGCGCCTGGTGCAGCCCACCATCATCGAGCCGTTGCGGGCCGAGTGGGAAGCCGTACAGGTAGCCGCCCTGCAGCTGACGGAGCAAGGCGACATCACCGCCGCCATTACCCAGGTGGAACGCTTCCTGCAGCGCCTGGCCAACCTGAAGGTGCTCGACCCCGCCTGCGGCAGCGGCAACTTCCTCTACGTCACCCTGGAATTGCTCAAACGGCTGGAAGGGGAGGTATTCAACACCCTGCGCGAGCTGGGCCAGGGGCAGCAGCGCCTGGAGCTGGCCGGCGCCATCGTCACCCCGGCCAACCTGCTGGGCATCGAGGTCAACCCCCGCGCCGCCGCCATTGCCGAGCTGGTCCTGTGGATCGGCTTCCTGCAGTGGCACCTGCGCAGCCGGGGCAGCCTGGAGGACCTCAAAGAGCCGATAATCCGTGATTTGCACAACATCGAATGCCGGGATGCGGTGCTCACCTGGGAGGATCGGACGCCTATGCTAGATAAAGACGGGCAGCCGGTGACCCGCTGGGATGGACGGACGACGAAACCGCATCCGGTGACCGGGGAGGAAGTACCGGACCCGGAAGCGCGGGTGCAGGCGTATCAGTACCACAATCCTCAACCGGCGGAGTGGCCGGAGGCGGATTTTATTGTGGGGAATCCGCCGTTTATTGGCACCGCCCGTATGCGGGATGCGCTGGGCGATGGATATACGGAGGTGCTGCGGAATACCTATAAAAACGTACCGGATTCGGCGGATTATGTGATGTTCTGGTGGGATAAGGCGGCGGAGCTGGTGCGGAAGGGGGAGGTCGAGCGATTTGGGTTTATTACTACGAATAGCCTGCGACAGACGTTCAACCGGCGGGTGCTGCAACACCACATGGGGCAGAAGAAGCCAATCTCTTTAACATTTGCTATTCCCGATCATCCGTGGGTGGATAGTAGTGATGGGGCGGCAGTACGTATAGCGATGACGATAGGCGTGCCAGATAATCAAGAAGGGATGCTTCAAAAAATAGTTCAAGAAAATCCACAAGAAGGAGACCAAGCTGCCGCAGTAGAATTCAGTGTTTCCAAGGGAGACATCCTTCCTGATTTATCTATAGGCGCGAATGTAGCGGGAACTGTTTCATTAAGAGCTAATGAAAAACTCACAAGTCGAGGAGTTATATTGTATGGAAGTGGCTTTATCTTAAAAGCACAAGAAGCTGCTAAGTTAGGACTAGGAGTAAATGAAGGGTTGGAAAACCACATCCGCCCTTATTTAAATGGACGTGATTTGACTCAAAAACCTAGAAACGTAAAAGTAATAGACCTTTATGGATTATCTTCTGATCAAGTTCGTGAACGATACCCAGAAGTTTTTCAATGGGTTTCAGAAAGAGTTAAGCCGGAAAGAGACCAAAGCAGGGAACCAAAAGTAAAAGAAAATTGGTGGCTTCATGGCAGAACGAGACCTGAACTCCGAGAGTCAATCGAGTCAATGTCTCGATATATCACAACTGTTGAAACTTCAAAGCATAGATTTTTTGTATTTCTCGATAAAAACGTTTTACCCGATAACAAATTGGTCAATATTGCACTGGAAGACGCATACTTTCTTGGAATTCTTTCTAGCCGATTACATGTTACTTGGGCTATGGCTACAGGAGGAAACTTGGGAGTAGGAAATGATTCTGTTTATTCAAAAACCCGCTGCTTCGAAACCTTCCCCTTCCCACCCCCCACCGACGCCCAAAAATCCCACATCCGCTCCCTCGGCGAGCGCCTCGACGCCCACCGTAAGCGGCAGCAGGAGCTGCACCCCCATCTGACCATGACGGATATGTACAACGTCCTGGAAAAAGAGCGCGCCGGGGAGCCCCTCACCGAAAAAGAGTGCCGCATCCACGAACAGGGCCTGGTGGGCATCCTGCGGCAGCTCCACGACGAGTTGGACACCGCCGTGGCAGAAGCCTACGGCTGGTCCGCCAACCTGGAGGAGGGCGAGATCCTGGAGCGCCTGGTGCAGATCAATGCTGAGCGGGCAGCGGAGGAAGCCGCCGGGCTTGTCCGCTGGCTGCGGCCGGAGTACCAGGCGACGGAAGAGGCGAAAGTGGCTAAACAGGGCAAGCTGCTGGAGGTGGAAGTGGATGCGGCGGAAGCGCAGGGGGCCGCTGTCGAAAAGCGCCCCTGGCCGGATACCCTGCCGGAGCAGGCGGCTGCCCTGCGGGACCTGCTGAACAGCCTGGATGCCCCGGCGGATGTGCCTACGCTGGCGGCGGCTTTTAATAAGAAGCGGACGAAAAAGCATCTGGAGCAGGTGGAGCGGTTGCTGGAGACGCTGGGGGCGCTGGGGCAGGCGGAGGAGGTGGAGAAGGGGGTGTGGGGGCGGTGA
- a CDS encoding T9SS type A sorting domain-containing protein: protein MKKAYLLTSWARCWALLLAMGLASSYQLNATTCPNATAISSLPFSGATSCGGDDITSGNASACVSTLYYGGAEALFTFTPASSMSVLLTFSGQAWSQISVYAGCPTSGGTCVTGISSSATSKSISASLTGGTEYYFLVDTWPSPPSPCPGTFSVEELVPLANDNCVDATMISVGDTDTGNTLTATDNNPPTCNFAGDGTGGGVWYEVTGTGLDITASLCGSGFDTQIAVYTGSCAALSCVDGNDDFCGLQSQVTWSSLAGVPYYIYIDGFGAATGTYTIAITGDLPPPIDNDDCSTANTITCGETVTGSTIGAFPDAVRRCGPGTAGGGVWYTLNPNDGGFVQSLSTCGGANFDTKITIYYGDCNRLRCLGSQDNSPGCANGTTEMLFTPFFGRTHYVLVQAVNPAQPGVFDLTYDCDASAARTAGSTIFAADVEESYETVNLYPNPAQDVLNVELKGFMGDRVVMRVHNSLGQVVMQRSINQVEEQVERFNTSQLQSGMYYLNVQVEGRESFTEKFMVGSARP from the coding sequence ATGAAGAAAGCTTACCTACTAACTAGTTGGGCCCGATGTTGGGCCCTGTTGCTGGCCATGGGGCTGGCCAGTTCTTATCAGCTCAATGCAACCACATGCCCCAATGCTACCGCAATCAGTTCCCTGCCGTTCAGCGGAGCGACGTCCTGTGGCGGAGATGATATTACTTCCGGCAACGCCAGCGCCTGTGTTTCCACTTTGTATTATGGTGGTGCCGAAGCCCTGTTTACCTTTACCCCTGCCTCCAGCATGAGCGTGCTTTTGACCTTTTCCGGCCAGGCGTGGTCGCAGATTTCCGTTTACGCCGGCTGCCCCACCAGCGGTGGCACCTGCGTGACCGGTATTTCCAGCTCTGCCACTTCCAAGAGCATTAGCGCCAGCCTCACCGGCGGCACGGAGTACTACTTCCTGGTCGATACCTGGCCCTCTCCGCCAAGCCCCTGCCCCGGTACCTTCTCTGTAGAGGAACTGGTGCCGCTGGCCAACGACAATTGTGTGGACGCCACCATGATCAGTGTTGGCGATACGGACACCGGAAACACGCTTACTGCCACTGACAACAACCCGCCCACCTGCAACTTTGCCGGCGACGGCACCGGCGGTGGCGTTTGGTACGAAGTAACCGGCACCGGCCTGGATATTACGGCTTCTCTTTGCGGTTCCGGCTTTGATACGCAGATTGCTGTCTATACCGGCAGCTGTGCTGCTCTTTCTTGTGTAGACGGCAACGATGACTTCTGCGGCCTGCAGTCCCAGGTGACCTGGAGCTCTCTGGCCGGCGTTCCCTACTACATCTATATTGATGGGTTTGGCGCAGCTACTGGAACTTACACGATCGCCATCACTGGCGACCTGCCTCCGCCCATCGACAACGACGACTGCTCTACGGCCAATACCATCACTTGCGGAGAGACCGTAACCGGCTCTACCATTGGGGCATTCCCCGATGCCGTTCGCCGTTGTGGCCCCGGCACTGCCGGCGGCGGAGTATGGTATACTTTGAACCCGAATGACGGCGGCTTTGTCCAGAGCCTGAGCACTTGCGGCGGCGCCAACTTCGATACCAAGATCACCATCTACTATGGCGATTGCAACCGGCTTCGCTGCCTGGGTAGCCAGGACAACTCTCCTGGCTGCGCTAACGGCACGACAGAAATGCTGTTCACGCCTTTCTTCGGCAGAACCCACTACGTACTGGTTCAGGCGGTTAACCCGGCACAACCCGGCGTTTTCGACCTTACCTATGATTGCGACGCTTCTGCTGCCCGCACGGCAGGCTCTACGATTTTTGCCGCGGACGTAGAGGAAAGCTACGAAACTGTCAATCTGTATCCCAACCCGGCTCAGGATGTTCTCAACGTAGAACTCAAGGGCTTCATGGGCGACCGGGTGGTGATGCGCGTCCACAACAGCCTCGGCCAGGTGGTCATGCAGCGCAGCATCAACCAGGTGGAAGAGCAGGTGGAACGTTTCAACACCAGCCAGCTGCAGTCCGGCATGTACTACCTGAATGTTCAGGTGGAAGGCAGAGAGTCCTTCACCGAGAAGTTCATGGTGGGCAGCGCCCGGCCGTAA
- a CDS encoding helix-turn-helix transcriptional regulator, translating into MAMYISKNINFLRKGLGFTQGDVAEKIGKTIATVSDYEKGRSLPPLDITVKLCNLFGVTLDELVSRDLAREGYSPQQPLPKEHTDKGNPELLNRLLVQKLEEVAEELKENYPEAYRKLKLEELIRKGK; encoded by the coding sequence ATGGCAATGTATATAAGCAAGAATATCAATTTTTTACGCAAAGGCCTAGGCTTTACTCAGGGAGATGTCGCGGAGAAGATTGGAAAAACCATTGCCACAGTAAGTGATTATGAAAAGGGCCGAAGCCTTCCGCCTTTGGATATAACCGTAAAACTTTGCAATCTATTCGGCGTCACCCTCGACGAGCTGGTCAGCCGGGACCTGGCACGGGAAGGGTACTCTCCCCAACAGCCACTTCCTAAGGAACATACCGACAAAGGCAACCCGGAACTCCTCAACCGCCTGCTCGTACAGAAACTAGAAGAGGTGGCCGAAGAACTGAAGGAAAACTACCCGGAGGCGTACCGGAAATTGAAGCTGGAGGAGTTGATCAGAAAGGGGAAGTAG
- a CDS encoding OmpA family protein yields MQKHLRHYFFLLALLPLALSSCVAKKKHLETVGAYERHIDSLSTRLDTAGNRIYRLDLNVAERKGENSALLASQDKLLNRIIELDDEIERLQNESATRVESLDGRLQQKDALIAAKQAKIDALLATLNQRETGMRELERALRDTLRQLDSTVYTIDIAKGKLSVALQLDFLFYSGSTNKTHAAGRDAIEHISQVLANYPTLDVLVIGHTDNSPLRRSSVSDKWEYSALQAAAIVQLMTKKHELSTSRVMAAGKGEFEPRASNATPEGRARNERIEIRVYPSQESLIRDLRRRLE; encoded by the coding sequence ATGCAGAAACACTTACGCCATTATTTCTTCTTGCTTGCCCTCCTTCCCCTTGCCCTTTCCTCCTGTGTGGCGAAAAAGAAACACCTGGAAACGGTAGGTGCCTACGAGCGCCACATCGACAGCCTGAGTACCCGGCTCGACACCGCCGGCAACCGCATCTACCGGCTGGACTTGAACGTTGCCGAACGCAAAGGAGAAAACAGCGCCCTGCTGGCCAGCCAGGACAAGCTGCTCAACCGCATCATCGAGCTAGATGACGAGATCGAACGCCTGCAGAACGAATCGGCCACCCGCGTCGAATCCCTCGACGGGCGCCTACAGCAAAAAGACGCCCTCATCGCTGCCAAACAGGCAAAGATCGACGCCTTGCTCGCCACCCTCAACCAACGCGAAACCGGCATGCGGGAACTGGAACGGGCCCTGCGGGACACGCTGCGGCAGCTCGACTCCACCGTTTATACCATAGATATAGCCAAAGGCAAACTATCGGTTGCCCTGCAGTTGGACTTTCTGTTCTATTCCGGATCTACCAACAAGACGCACGCTGCCGGCCGGGACGCCATCGAGCACATCAGCCAGGTGCTCGCCAATTATCCCACCCTCGATGTACTGGTCATCGGCCATACCGACAATAGCCCCCTGCGCAGAAGCAGCGTAAGCGATAAATGGGAATACAGCGCCCTCCAGGCCGCTGCTATCGTGCAACTCATGACCAAAAAGCACGAACTGAGCACCAGCCGGGTCATGGCAGCCGGCAAAGGAGAGTTCGAGCCCCGCGCTTCCAACGCCACCCCGGAGGGCCGGGCCCGGAACGAACGCATCGAAATCCGCGTCTACCCCAGCCAGGAGAGCCTGATCCGGGATTTGCGCCGGCGGCTGGAGTAG
- a CDS encoding CBS domain-containing protein, whose translation MGEQKVSLVKDETAMQQFVKKLLRDVQALEYMLENDWFESDIARIGAEQEMCIVNAKTFKPATIAMEALETMKEYDWVETELAKFNLETNLTPRVFEGSCLRDLEDENSEKLDKIREKLGPLNAKLILTGILPTLRKYDLEMENLTPKKRYFALMEAINSQLIGSAYELRLSGIDELLVKHDSPLLEACNTSFQVHLQVSPADFVCMYNIAQALAAPVMAIAANSPIVFGKRLWHESRIALFQQALDIRTTHDHMRERSPRVSFGTGWLDKSIMEIYKEDIARFRVLLSADVDEDSIKMVEAGQVPKLRALQVHNSTVYRWNRPCYGISESGKPHLRIENRVLPSGPSVVDEVANAAFWLGAMIGMQKHCKDIRKQLSWEDVRDNFAKAAKFGIDSTFNWFKDRKVSPCDLILEELLPIARDGLESRKVSPKDIDRYLGIIEERAKKHMNGARWQLRAFTKLTKEVTRDEALSVLTAAIVENQEKNTPVHKWKLPEAGDLADYRPAKLLVDEFMETDLFTAQQDDLIELVAELIDWRKVRYMPVEDSKGRLVGLVTSRLLLRYYAHRNKLNSKKATCVKDIMVSKPITIGPKATIVQAMNVMRDNKIGCLPVVQGEELIGIITEMDFLRISGRLIERLEKEE comes from the coding sequence ATGGGCGAACAAAAAGTATCCCTCGTCAAAGATGAAACTGCCATGCAGCAGTTCGTTAAGAAGCTGTTGCGCGATGTACAGGCACTGGAGTACATGCTCGAAAACGATTGGTTTGAGAGCGATATTGCCCGCATCGGGGCCGAACAGGAAATGTGCATCGTCAATGCCAAGACCTTCAAGCCGGCGACCATTGCCATGGAAGCCCTGGAAACAATGAAGGAGTACGATTGGGTGGAGACCGAACTGGCCAAATTCAACCTGGAGACCAACCTTACTCCCCGCGTCTTCGAGGGCAGCTGCCTCAGAGACCTGGAGGATGAAAATAGCGAAAAGCTGGACAAGATCAGGGAAAAGCTCGGGCCGCTCAACGCCAAACTCATCCTCACCGGCATCCTCCCCACCTTGCGCAAGTACGACCTGGAAATGGAGAACCTGACGCCGAAGAAGCGGTATTTCGCTTTGATGGAAGCCATCAACAGCCAGCTCATCGGCAGCGCCTACGAGCTGCGGCTGTCCGGCATCGACGAGTTGCTGGTCAAACACGATTCTCCGCTGCTGGAAGCCTGCAACACCAGTTTCCAGGTCCACCTGCAGGTGTCGCCGGCCGATTTTGTCTGTATGTACAACATCGCGCAGGCCCTGGCCGCGCCGGTGATGGCCATCGCCGCCAATTCGCCCATCGTTTTCGGGAAACGCCTCTGGCACGAAAGCCGGATCGCGCTCTTCCAGCAGGCCCTGGATATCCGGACTACCCACGACCACATGCGGGAACGCAGCCCGCGGGTGAGCTTCGGCACCGGCTGGCTCGACAAGTCCATCATGGAAATCTACAAGGAAGACATCGCCCGCTTCCGGGTGTTGCTCAGCGCCGATGTGGATGAAGACTCTATAAAAATGGTGGAAGCCGGACAGGTGCCCAAGCTGCGCGCCCTGCAGGTGCACAATTCTACGGTTTACCGCTGGAACCGGCCCTGCTATGGCATCAGCGAGTCGGGCAAGCCGCACCTGCGCATCGAGAACCGGGTGCTGCCCTCCGGCCCCTCCGTTGTCGACGAGGTGGCCAACGCTGCCTTCTGGCTGGGCGCCATGATAGGCATGCAGAAACACTGCAAAGACATCCGCAAGCAGTTGTCCTGGGAAGACGTGCGCGACAACTTCGCCAAAGCCGCCAAGTTCGGCATCGATTCTACCTTCAACTGGTTCAAAGATAGAAAAGTATCTCCCTGCGACCTCATCCTGGAGGAATTGCTGCCCATTGCCCGCGACGGGCTGGAAAGCCGCAAGGTCTCGCCGAAAGACATCGACCGCTACCTGGGCATCATCGAGGAGCGGGCCAAAAAACACATGAACGGCGCCCGCTGGCAACTGCGGGCTTTCACCAAGCTCACCAAAGAAGTGACCCGCGACGAGGCCCTCAGCGTACTGACCGCCGCCATCGTGGAAAACCAGGAAAAAAATACGCCTGTGCACAAATGGAAACTGCCGGAGGCCGGAGACCTGGCCGATTATCGGCCCGCCAAACTGCTGGTCGACGAATTTATGGAGACCGACTTGTTTACTGCCCAGCAGGATGACCTCATCGAGCTGGTGGCCGAATTGATAGACTGGCGAAAGGTGCGCTATATGCCGGTCGAGGACTCTAAAGGCCGCCTGGTGGGCCTGGTTACCTCCCGCCTGTTGCTTCGATACTATGCACACCGCAATAAGCTGAACAGCAAGAAAGCGACTTGTGTCAAGGATATCATGGTCTCCAAACCGATCACCATCGGCCCGAAGGCTACCATCGTTCAGGCGATGAACGTGATGCGGGACAATAAAATCGGCTGCCTGCCGGTGGTGCAGGGCGAGGAGCTGATCGGCATCATCACCGAGATGGACTTTTTGCGCATCTCCGGGCGGCTGATTGAACGGCTGGAGAAGGAGGAGTAG